One genomic segment of Mesoterricola silvestris includes these proteins:
- a CDS encoding thiol-disulfide oxidoreductase DCC family protein, protein MANAPAPPDLLFYDGRCGLCHGLVRFLALREGTCRFAPLGGAAFREAFPGARAPETLVVLHGERILVRSEAVLHLLRGLGGGWACLAFLARGVPRRFRDGAYDLVARLRIRLFGRPGSPCPRVPPSARARFLP, encoded by the coding sequence ATGGCCAACGCCCCGGCACCCCCGGATCTGCTGTTCTATGACGGGCGCTGCGGGTTGTGCCACGGCCTGGTCCGCTTCCTGGCCCTGCGCGAGGGGACCTGCCGCTTCGCGCCGCTGGGGGGAGCGGCCTTCCGGGAGGCCTTTCCGGGGGCCCGGGCGCCCGAAACCCTGGTGGTCCTCCACGGGGAGCGGATCCTGGTGCGGTCCGAAGCGGTGCTCCACCTGCTGCGCGGGCTGGGGGGAGGCTGGGCCTGCCTGGCGTTCCTGGCCCGCGGGGTGCCCCGGCGGTTCAGGGATGGGGCCTATGACCTGGTTGCCCGCCTGCGGATTCGTCTTTTCGGGCGGCCCGGTTCCCCCTGCCCCCGGGTACCGCCCTCCGCCCGGGCGCGATTCCTCCCCTGA